The following proteins are co-located in the Sporolactobacillus pectinivorans genome:
- a CDS encoding substrate-binding domain-containing protein, which yields MAFIKGKTKALLIVMLGVLMVLAGCSSNSGSTGSGKNSKKITIGLVTINTEAYFFTESIKGAQKEAKSLGVNLIVDNPNNDPVKQNNDIEDLVNQGVSAIIVDSIDVKGVIPAMEQAAKAKIPVVAIDAIVNSKAVSTQIGVDNAKSSEQLGEYFNNYVTKNMKQPVRMGVVGALNSFIQVNRQNAFLNTVKKTSNLKIVNIVDGKNVQQTAMNAAQNQMIGHPEMNAAFATGEPALIGLAAAVKSQHKENKIAVFGWDLSKQAIDGIDQGWVKAVVQQHPEQFGSEGVSAAVKLAKKQSVPKTINAPVTIVTKSNVDQFRSLFK from the coding sequence ATGGCTTTTATTAAAGGTAAAACAAAAGCGCTTCTTATCGTAATGTTGGGAGTACTAATGGTTCTGGCAGGTTGTTCATCAAATAGTGGATCAACTGGCTCAGGCAAAAACAGTAAAAAAATTACTATTGGCCTGGTAACAATAAATACCGAAGCCTATTTTTTTACTGAGTCTATTAAAGGGGCACAAAAAGAAGCAAAGAGTCTTGGAGTCAATTTAATCGTCGATAACCCGAACAATGATCCTGTAAAACAGAATAATGACATTGAGGATTTGGTTAATCAAGGTGTAAGTGCTATTATTGTTGATTCAATCGATGTTAAGGGCGTTATTCCTGCTATGGAGCAAGCTGCCAAAGCAAAAATCCCTGTCGTAGCAATTGATGCGATTGTAAATAGTAAAGCGGTGAGCACACAAATTGGTGTCGATAACGCTAAAAGTAGTGAGCAACTTGGAGAATATTTTAATAATTATGTAACGAAAAATATGAAACAACCTGTACGAATGGGCGTTGTAGGTGCGCTGAACTCTTTCATACAGGTTAACCGTCAAAATGCCTTCTTGAACACAGTGAAGAAAACATCAAATCTGAAAATAGTTAACATTGTTGATGGTAAGAATGTACAACAAACAGCCATGAATGCTGCACAAAACCAAATGATCGGACATCCTGAAATGAATGCGGCATTTGCCACTGGAGAACCCGCACTTATTGGTTTGGCAGCAGCTGTTAAGTCTCAGCACAAAGAAAACAAGATTGCTGTATTTGGATGGGACCTTTCGAAACAGGCAATTGATGGTATTGATCAAGGATGGGTTAAAGCGGTCGTTCAGCAGCATCCGGAACAATTTGGCAGTGAAGGGGTCAGTGCGGCTGTAAAATTAGCTAAGAAGCAATCCGTTCCAAAGACGATCAATGCTCCGGTTACGATTGTGACAAAAAGTAATGTGGATCAATTCAGAAGTCTGTTCAAGTAA
- a CDS encoding ATP-binding cassette domain-containing protein, translated as MINVPRIAMKDIMISFGSIKSLRGVNLELYAGEVLGLVGDNGAGKSTLMKVLSGVHVPDSGSILFDGKPININTPLKAKKLQIETVFQDLALCDTLDVASNLFLGREPLRFFHRLIDKKKMHILAKEELDRLGVVIPSTYSAVENLSGGQRQSVAIARAVTYQPKVLIMDEPTAALGVKEVRMVLSLIRRVKETGVSVILITHRLQDLFEVCDRITVLYEGKIIDNRLIKDFTMESLSNSITGEVKEAK; from the coding sequence ATGATAAATGTTCCAAGAATAGCAATGAAGGATATTATGATATCTTTTGGAAGCATTAAATCGTTGAGAGGGGTCAATCTCGAGTTATATGCCGGGGAAGTTCTGGGATTAGTCGGAGACAATGGGGCAGGCAAGTCAACCTTGATGAAAGTATTAAGTGGTGTTCATGTTCCAGACAGTGGTTCAATATTGTTTGACGGTAAACCAATAAATATTAATACTCCCCTCAAGGCGAAGAAGCTTCAGATAGAAACTGTCTTTCAAGATTTGGCGCTTTGTGACACTTTGGATGTAGCAAGTAACTTATTTTTAGGGAGAGAACCGTTACGTTTCTTTCATCGCTTAATTGATAAAAAGAAAATGCATATTCTTGCAAAAGAAGAGCTCGATCGGTTGGGCGTTGTTATCCCTTCAACATATTCAGCAGTTGAAAACCTGTCGGGAGGACAAAGACAATCTGTAGCTATTGCCAGAGCCGTAACTTATCAGCCTAAGGTTTTAATTATGGATGAACCGACAGCTGCATTAGGTGTTAAGGAGGTAAGAATGGTTTTAAGCCTGATCAGAAGGGTGAAAGAAACAGGTGTCAGTGTCATTTTAATTACGCATCGTTTGCAAGATCTTTTCGAGGTCTGTGATCGGATCACTGTATTATATGAAGGAAAAATTATTGATAACAGACTTATTAAGGATTTTACCATGGAAAGTCTAAGTAATTCTATAACAGGTGAAGTTAAGGAGGCTAAATAA
- a CDS encoding ABC transporter permease produces MAEAGGNIKSEKKSYKPEFMNSIKTSQWISDNKQLIGIFSVLILLSVFFSFSTSSFFTTGNMLNLLQQLAPNLIVVVVMTLVITTSGIDLSVGSILSLASALIAVLLSARWDSLMAFIFVLIVGAVAGLLNGYIISYLRIPPFIVTLASMIYVEGCALLVTGGYSIGISGSGWLMSLGSGDLFNIPISAIIAILVVIIGWIVLTQTRFGTYIIGIGANEESVRRSGVNIKKIKLLTYMFSGMIASFAGIIIATRLGSGSSNVGTGFEMDVIAAVVLGGTSLFGGIGTMLGSVIGVFLIGIINNGLTLMNVSPYIIQIIQGAVLLSAVIVNTYFFGRGKKRI; encoded by the coding sequence ATGGCTGAAGCAGGTGGAAATATTAAATCGGAAAAGAAATCATATAAACCAGAATTTATGAATTCAATAAAAACATCGCAATGGATTTCTGATAATAAACAGCTTATCGGAATATTCTCGGTACTCATTTTGTTATCAGTATTTTTTTCTTTCTCTACTAGCTCTTTTTTTACGACGGGTAATATGCTGAATCTTCTTCAGCAGCTTGCTCCCAATCTTATTGTAGTGGTCGTCATGACGCTTGTTATTACGACAAGTGGTATTGACCTCTCAGTTGGATCGATATTATCTCTTGCCAGTGCTTTAATTGCCGTATTATTAAGTGCCAGATGGGACAGCCTCATGGCCTTTATATTTGTGCTTATCGTTGGGGCGGTTGCCGGATTATTGAACGGCTATATTATCTCTTATCTGAGAATACCACCGTTTATTGTGACACTCGCTTCCATGATCTACGTTGAAGGTTGTGCGCTGTTAGTAACTGGTGGTTATTCAATCGGAATTAGTGGAAGCGGATGGTTAATGTCTTTAGGAAGTGGAGACCTCTTTAATATTCCCATTTCAGCAATTATTGCTATTTTGGTAGTAATAATTGGCTGGATTGTCCTTACTCAGACGAGATTTGGCACATACATCATCGGTATAGGTGCCAATGAAGAATCTGTCAGACGTTCTGGAGTAAATATCAAAAAAATAAAATTATTAACTTACATGTTTAGCGGCATGATTGCCTCGTTTGCAGGAATCATTATTGCTACACGCCTGGGATCCGGGTCGTCGAACGTTGGGACAGGCTTTGAAATGGATGTTATTGCTGCAGTTGTGCTCGGTGGTACATCACTTTTTGGAGGAATAGGAACAATGCTTGGCTCAGTTATTGGAGTATTCCTGATTGGTATTATTAATAACGGGCTAACCCTAATGAACGTATCTCCTTATATCATTCAAATTATCCAAGGAGCCGTTCTTTTATCTGCTGTTATTGTCAATACTTATTTCTTTGGAAGAGGCAAGAAAAGAATTTAA
- a CDS encoding M20 family metallopeptidase, translating to MSIEDIFNLIDEDDAVLFLKSLIQINSVNPPGNEKRVAEVIRDRLEKAGLKAELHTFEMDRTNLFVEMIHNKQVKNSKSLVLSGHLDTVPTGNTKWESDPWSAFQKDGRLYGRGSSDMKSGVAAMVLALECIHRSGIKLKGNLAFLGTAGEEVDGRGARSVTKEGIIENATAMVIGEPTNNEVLIAHKGVLWLEVTISGKTAHAGWPENGINAISAMHQFVNQLEKMTLPDHEILGKSTINLGIVNGGVAPNMVADHCKLTLDIRLVPGQERDGILHQTKALLNELSNHMKITYEIKVLNDMLPVSTSKDNPFIKISANTLQMIFNKKPAFGGANYYSDGSIFTIKNRDIPILIFGPGNPDMAHQPNEWVDVENFIASIHYYVALAVKYLEEAE from the coding sequence ATGAGTATTGAGGATATATTTAACTTAATTGATGAAGACGATGCTGTTTTATTCCTTAAATCATTAATACAAATAAATAGTGTAAATCCGCCTGGAAATGAAAAAAGAGTGGCTGAGGTAATAAGAGACCGATTAGAGAAAGCTGGCTTAAAAGCTGAATTGCATACTTTTGAAATGGACAGAACCAACCTTTTTGTGGAAATGATTCATAATAAACAAGTTAAGAATTCTAAAAGTCTTGTACTTAGCGGGCATCTTGATACAGTTCCAACCGGTAACACAAAATGGGAAAGCGATCCATGGAGCGCTTTCCAAAAAGACGGAAGGCTGTATGGACGGGGTTCATCGGACATGAAGAGCGGGGTTGCAGCAATGGTCCTTGCTTTGGAGTGTATTCATCGATCGGGCATTAAATTAAAGGGGAATTTAGCGTTTTTAGGAACCGCCGGAGAAGAAGTTGATGGCAGGGGCGCTCGATCTGTCACCAAGGAAGGGATAATAGAAAATGCAACAGCAATGGTTATAGGTGAACCAACAAATAACGAGGTGCTTATCGCTCACAAGGGCGTACTCTGGCTTGAGGTTACAATAAGCGGAAAAACAGCACATGCGGGATGGCCCGAAAACGGTATTAATGCCATATCAGCCATGCACCAGTTTGTAAATCAGTTGGAGAAAATGACCCTTCCAGATCACGAAATACTTGGTAAATCTACAATAAATTTAGGCATCGTAAACGGGGGTGTAGCTCCTAACATGGTCGCCGATCATTGTAAACTTACACTTGATATTCGGTTGGTACCCGGTCAGGAACGTGATGGGATCTTACACCAAACAAAAGCCCTCTTAAATGAACTATCAAATCATATGAAAATTACGTATGAGATAAAAGTATTGAACGATATGCTCCCAGTCAGCACATCTAAAGATAACCCTTTTATTAAAATATCAGCAAATACTTTACAAATGATCTTCAATAAAAAACCTGCTTTTGGTGGAGCAAATTACTACTCCGACGGATCAATTTTCACAATTAAAAATAGAGATATTCCAATACTCATTTTCGGACCGGGTAATCCTGATATGGCACATCAGCCTAACGAGTGGGTCGATGTTGAAAACTTTATTGCGTCGATCCATTACTATGTTGCTTTGGCTGTGAAGTACCTCGAAGAAGCAGAGTGA
- a CDS encoding M20 metallopeptidase family protein — MTQTVENNVLAEAKSIQDCVEKYRVDFHRHPELSNEEFRTSKVVAEALEKLGIEVHHVGKTGVVGILKGKFDGKVIALRADMDALPIQEQTGLLFASENPGKMHACGHDNHISMLLGAARLLSEKKEQLHGTVKFLFQPAEEIAEGAKDMINAGVLENPHVDYAFGMHIWSDIPVEQVVMPTGAFMASADLWKLKIRGQSSHGSAPWQGHDALVCAAAVVQSLQTVVSRMNDVRTPVVINIGTLKAGERFNVTPGIAEMDGMNRAFDAYARKQIPKWMEKVIKNTCAAYDCDYDFDYNFLCAATTNDVKITPLAQKAVRKVIGDENLVNWEKIMGSEDFSAFSEKIPTTFMLLGCRNEENGCCYSQHSEHYNADQRALPIGVASFVQTTLDFLSE, encoded by the coding sequence ATGACACAAACCGTCGAAAACAACGTTCTAGCTGAAGCAAAAAGCATTCAGGACTGTGTAGAAAAGTATAGAGTGGATTTTCATCGCCACCCGGAACTTTCAAACGAAGAGTTTAGAACCTCTAAAGTCGTTGCTGAAGCTCTTGAAAAACTGGGTATTGAAGTCCATCATGTTGGCAAGACAGGGGTTGTCGGCATTTTAAAAGGAAAGTTTGATGGAAAAGTAATCGCACTCAGGGCCGATATGGACGCTCTGCCAATACAGGAACAGACTGGACTGCTTTTTGCGTCGGAGAATCCGGGCAAAATGCATGCGTGCGGACACGATAACCATATTTCAATGCTGCTCGGAGCAGCCCGGCTTTTATCTGAAAAGAAGGAACAACTTCATGGTACTGTGAAATTCCTTTTCCAGCCGGCCGAGGAGATCGCTGAAGGGGCGAAAGACATGATCAACGCCGGCGTGCTTGAAAACCCCCATGTAGATTATGCTTTCGGAATGCATATTTGGTCGGATATCCCTGTCGAACAAGTTGTCATGCCCACGGGCGCATTTATGGCCAGCGCCGATCTTTGGAAATTGAAAATCAGAGGTCAATCCAGTCACGGTTCTGCGCCTTGGCAAGGGCATGATGCACTTGTCTGCGCCGCAGCGGTTGTTCAAAGCCTTCAAACCGTCGTCAGCCGCATGAACGATGTTCGGACACCGGTTGTCATTAACATCGGAACATTGAAGGCTGGTGAACGCTTCAATGTTACACCCGGCATTGCGGAGATGGATGGAATGAACAGAGCGTTTGACGCGTACGCGAGAAAGCAAATACCCAAGTGGATGGAAAAAGTGATCAAAAACACCTGTGCCGCCTACGACTGTGACTATGATTTTGATTACAATTTTCTCTGCGCGGCAACAACTAACGATGTCAAGATCACGCCGCTCGCACAAAAAGCCGTCCGAAAAGTAATCGGAGACGAAAATTTGGTTAATTGGGAGAAAATCATGGGCTCTGAAGATTTCTCCGCTTTCAGCGAAAAAATACCGACAACTTTCATGTTGCTGGGCTGCAGAAATGAAGAGAACGGCTGCTGCTATTCCCAACATTCCGAGCACTACAATGCAGATCAGCGCGCTCTCCCTATAGGTGTTGCCTCGTTCGTTCAGACGACATTAGATTTTTTATCTGAATAA
- a CDS encoding M20 peptidase aminoacylase family protein, whose translation MTLNITEPIKSQVMDFFQYFHTHAEISMKEYNTTVFIKKKLDELGYKTKTFDDCPGVIGELGSGKPVVALRADMDALWQEVNGKLQANHSCGHDAHMSMVLGAAMLLQQTNLPEGTVRLVFQPAEEIGQGALELCKRGVLDDADYFYGVHLRPVEETKDKRAKPAILSGACRTIKGVIEGEDAHASRPHLGQNAIEVASSIVSELGHIHVNPMVPCSVKMTNLHAGSATNIIPGHAEFTLDARAQSNEVMRDLTQKVERVVRAVGDCYGVRINLKMSHGSPAAVSAPEAIEIMGEAIKDVLGPENYDPPMPSSGGDDFHQYAIKYPHLKSTMLGLGCDLKPGLHHPYMTFNHEAMFAGVSILATAILKTLEKAHH comes from the coding sequence ATGACACTAAACATTACAGAACCAATCAAATCCCAGGTCATGGATTTCTTCCAATACTTTCATACGCACGCAGAAATCAGTATGAAAGAATATAACACAACGGTTTTCATCAAAAAAAAATTAGATGAATTAGGCTACAAGACAAAAACTTTCGATGATTGCCCCGGTGTGATCGGTGAACTTGGCAGTGGAAAGCCAGTTGTCGCGCTTCGTGCAGACATGGATGCACTGTGGCAGGAGGTAAACGGGAAACTCCAGGCGAACCATTCCTGTGGCCACGACGCACATATGTCGATGGTCCTCGGCGCCGCCATGCTGCTGCAACAGACAAATCTTCCAGAAGGAACCGTTCGTTTGGTTTTTCAGCCTGCCGAAGAAATCGGACAGGGAGCGCTTGAACTTTGCAAACGCGGAGTTTTGGATGACGCTGATTATTTCTACGGAGTACACCTCAGACCCGTAGAAGAAACGAAAGATAAGCGAGCAAAGCCCGCCATCCTTTCCGGCGCCTGCCGAACGATCAAGGGCGTAATTGAAGGAGAAGACGCTCATGCTTCCCGCCCTCATCTCGGTCAAAACGCAATAGAGGTTGCTTCATCAATTGTCAGCGAACTCGGGCACATTCATGTCAATCCGATGGTTCCGTGCTCCGTTAAGATGACGAATCTTCATGCAGGATCGGCAACGAACATTATTCCCGGACATGCCGAATTCACCCTCGACGCCCGGGCTCAGAGCAATGAAGTGATGCGAGACCTGACTCAGAAAGTGGAACGTGTCGTCCGCGCAGTTGGTGACTGCTACGGGGTCAGAATCAATCTTAAGATGTCACATGGCAGCCCCGCGGCTGTATCAGCTCCTGAAGCGATAGAAATTATGGGCGAAGCTATAAAGGATGTTCTTGGCCCTGAAAACTATGACCCTCCGATGCCATCCAGCGGGGGTGACGATTTCCATCAATATGCTATTAAATATCCCCACCTTAAATCAACCATGCTTGGCCTTGGATGTGATCTTAAACCAGGATTGCATCATCCATATATGACTTTTAACCACGAAGCTATGTTTGCAGGAGTCAGTATTCTTGCAACAGCTATTTTAAAAACACTGGAAAAAGCTCACCACTGA
- a CDS encoding M20/M25/M40 family metallo-hydrolase, translated as MDKTEAIELLKDILKINTTNPPGNEALAVKRLLPVFEKAGIETEIVDYSEGRQQLIATYAGKERGKTLTFTGHLDVVPVGEIPWVHDPFGAEEVGGKIYGRGAGT; from the coding sequence ATGGACAAAACAGAAGCTATTGAATTACTTAAGGACATACTGAAAATCAATACAACAAATCCGCCAGGAAATGAAGCGCTGGCGGTTAAGCGGCTTTTACCCGTTTTTGAAAAAGCAGGCATTGAAACGGAAATCGTGGATTATAGTGAAGGCCGCCAGCAATTGATTGCTACATATGCTGGTAAAGAAAGGGGCAAGACACTTACTTTTACGGGTCATCTTGATGTTGTCCCAGTTGGTGAGATTCCATGGGTTCATGATCCTTTCGGTGCCGAAGAAGTGGGCGGGAAAATATACGGCCGGGGTGCGGGGACATGA
- a CDS encoding M20 family metallopeptidase, which translates to MKSGLVAMVAAIVELKEADTLLKGTLKFMATVGEETSSIGARQLLNEGYADDLDAVLIGEPTGNEIAIAEKGCLWLRITTNGQTGHGSTPSHGVNANEHMIAILSKFRSEFSFDFEPDDMLSEPTSSIDVLHGGSGTNVIPDKCTVEIDMRTLPSQNHKDIVKKVNELIDTVKEDISDLNAKIEVINDMKPVKTPGDNDFVMELIDVVSTVRGKRVVPYGFSGYTDGAYFSQSEKSFPIAVTGPGYPPISHQPNEYIEKDAFFDAIEIYKKIAVSFLGRN; encoded by the coding sequence ATGAAAAGCGGGCTAGTTGCCATGGTTGCCGCCATTGTCGAACTGAAAGAAGCAGACACACTGCTTAAAGGGACGCTTAAATTTATGGCAACTGTAGGAGAAGAGACATCTTCGATTGGTGCCCGGCAGCTTTTGAATGAAGGATATGCTGATGATCTAGATGCTGTACTCATTGGAGAACCAACGGGAAATGAGATTGCGATTGCGGAGAAGGGCTGCCTGTGGCTTCGAATCACAACAAACGGACAAACAGGGCACGGCTCGACGCCCAGCCACGGAGTCAACGCCAACGAGCATATGATAGCCATTCTTTCTAAATTCCGATCTGAATTCTCCTTCGATTTCGAGCCGGACGATATGTTGAGTGAACCGACTTCCAGCATCGATGTTTTGCATGGCGGCAGTGGCACAAATGTCATTCCGGATAAGTGTACAGTGGAAATTGATATGAGGACATTGCCGTCACAGAATCATAAAGATATTGTCAAGAAGGTCAATGAACTGATTGATACTGTTAAAGAGGACATATCGGATTTAAATGCCAAAATTGAAGTCATTAATGACATGAAACCTGTCAAAACACCAGGAGATAATGACTTTGTGATGGAACTGATAGATGTGGTGAGTACTGTACGCGGGAAACGGGTTGTACCCTATGGTTTTTCCGGATATACCGATGGAGCCTACTTCTCACAGTCGGAGAAATCATTTCCTATCGCTGTGACAGGTCCTGGTTATCCTCCTATTTCTCATCAGCCAAACGAGTACATTGAGAAAGATGCTTTTTTTGATGCCATTGAAATTTATAAAAAAATTGCTGTTTCCTTTCTTGGGCGAAATTGA
- a CDS encoding helix-turn-helix transcriptional regulator, which produces MGGDLIKAELEKYKELVTFLGEVMGNDVEIILHDVTDLENSVVAISKTNLSGRTIGSPVTNLILKMLKEGKSHNKSFITNYEGMAKDGTILRSSTFFIRNDENEIIGMLCININYQKMEKVINYLSDFIGVNPQREIKKEHPIEHLSPSIEDLAAASIKEIVGAMNIPPERMSQEEKLEIIERLNENGIFLLKGTVSIVANELSTSEASIYRYLSKVKKAN; this is translated from the coding sequence ATGGGCGGTGATCTTATTAAAGCAGAGTTAGAAAAGTACAAAGAATTGGTTACGTTTCTTGGTGAAGTCATGGGGAATGATGTAGAAATTATCCTTCATGATGTGACGGACCTTGAGAATTCTGTTGTTGCTATCAGCAAAACTAATTTAAGTGGCCGTACGATCGGATCTCCGGTCACAAATCTTATTCTGAAGATGCTCAAGGAAGGTAAATCGCATAACAAATCTTTCATTACAAATTATGAAGGGATGGCTAAAGACGGAACGATTTTGCGGTCCTCCACTTTTTTTATTCGTAATGATGAGAATGAGATTATCGGGATGCTATGTATTAATATAAATTATCAAAAGATGGAAAAAGTAATCAACTATTTAAGCGATTTTATAGGCGTTAATCCGCAACGGGAAATTAAAAAAGAGCATCCCATTGAGCATCTCAGTCCGTCAATCGAAGATCTTGCTGCGGCAAGTATTAAAGAAATTGTAGGTGCTATGAATATTCCACCTGAAAGAATGTCTCAGGAGGAAAAACTGGAGATTATTGAAAGACTTAACGAAAACGGAATTTTTCTATTGAAAGGCACTGTCAGTATTGTGGCAAATGAACTGAGTACTTCGGAAGCATCGATTTATCGTTATCTCAGCAAAGTTAAAAAAGCAAACTGA